One Rhododendron vialii isolate Sample 1 chromosome 2a, ASM3025357v1 genomic region harbors:
- the LOC131318200 gene encoding ubiquitin-conjugating enzyme E2-17 kDa-like produces the protein MASKRILKELKDLQKDPPTSCSAGPVAEDMFHWQATIMGPADSPYAGGVFLVTIHFPPDYPFKPPKVAFRTKVFHPNINSNGSICLDILKEQWSPALTISKVLLSICSLLTDPNPDDPLVPEIAHMYKTDRSKYETTARSWTQKYAMG, from the exons ATGGCTTCGAAGCGGATCTTGAAGGAGCTCAAGGATCTCCAGAAAGATCCTCCTACCTCTTGCAGCGCAG GCCCAGTTGCAGAGGACATGTTTCATTGGCAAGCAACAATTATGGGTCCTGCTGACAGTCCTTATGCGGGTGGAGTGTTTCTTGTTACCATTCATTTCCCCCCGGATTATCCATTTAAGCCACCTAAG GTTGCATTCAGGACCAAGGTTTTTCACCCAAACATCAATAGCAATGGCAGCATTTGTCTTGATATTTTGAAGGAACAGTGGAGCCCTGCCCTAACTATTTCAAAG GTGTTGCTGTCAATTTGTTCTCTGCTAACGGACCCAAACCCAGATGATCCTTTGGTGCCAGAGATTGCTCACATGTACAAGACCGACCGGAGCAAGTATGAGACTACTGCCAGGAGCTGGACCCAGAAGTATGCAATGGGTTAG